In the Adlercreutzia equolifaciens DSM 19450 genome, one interval contains:
- a CDS encoding amidinotransferase: protein MAKIVSSWNDWDPLKRVIVGRCDNSVIPPEEPATSEKVPVDSEMRGMWGLRPSDTVARGNECLENLVKILEDRGVVVDRPTPLQWNQAIGTPDFRNDSMMTCMPPRDILLTIGNEIMAAANSFRCRYYEYLAYWPLMEEYFEQDPDFKWTQAPRPRLTDRSYKHNYYDEKITLEERLVRTANKDFVTTEVEPMWDAADVMRMGKDLFIQHGLTTNRAAMDWFQRYYPEYRVHAVNFPGDPYPIHIDATFVPLRPGLIINNPHRPLPEPQRAIFEANDWQIVEAAQPAHTEPPALCYSSVWLSMNCLVLDPKTVIVEASEVHQQEQMDKLGMNVIPCDLRDAYPFGGGLHCSTADVYREGECLDYFPNRVEDPTLVRPEMWK from the coding sequence ATGGCAAAGATCGTCAGCTCTTGGAACGACTGGGATCCGCTGAAGCGCGTCATCGTCGGCCGCTGCGACAACTCCGTCATCCCGCCGGAGGAGCCCGCCACCTCTGAGAAGGTGCCGGTTGACTCCGAGATGCGCGGCATGTGGGGCCTGCGTCCCTCCGACACCGTGGCTCGCGGCAACGAGTGCCTCGAGAACCTCGTGAAGATCCTCGAGGACCGCGGCGTCGTCGTCGACCGCCCGACCCCGCTGCAGTGGAACCAGGCCATCGGCACGCCGGACTTCCGCAACGACTCCATGATGACCTGCATGCCTCCGCGCGACATCCTGCTGACCATCGGCAACGAGATCATGGCCGCCGCCAACTCCTTCCGCTGCCGCTACTATGAGTATCTCGCCTACTGGCCCCTCATGGAGGAGTACTTCGAGCAGGATCCCGACTTCAAGTGGACCCAGGCCCCCCGTCCCCGCCTGACCGATCGCTCCTACAAGCACAACTACTACGACGAGAAGATCACCCTTGAGGAGCGCCTGGTGCGCACCGCCAACAAGGACTTCGTGACCACCGAGGTCGAGCCGATGTGGGACGCCGCCGACGTGATGCGCATGGGCAAGGACCTGTTCATCCAGCACGGCCTGACCACCAACCGCGCCGCCATGGACTGGTTCCAGCGCTACTACCCCGAGTACCGCGTGCACGCCGTGAACTTCCCCGGCGACCCCTACCCGATCCACATCGACGCGACCTTCGTGCCGCTGCGCCCGGGCCTGATCATCAACAACCCGCACCGCCCGCTGCCCGAGCCGCAGCGCGCCATCTTCGAGGCCAACGACTGGCAGATCGTCGAGGCCGCCCAGCCCGCGCACACCGAGCCGCCGGCGCTGTGCTACTCCTCCGTGTGGCTGTCCATGAACTGCCTGGTCCTCGACCCGAAGACCGTCATCGTGGAGGCCTCCGAGGTGCATCAGCAGGAGCAGATGGACAAGCTGGGCATGAACGTCATCCCCTGCGACCTGCGCGACGCCTACCCGTTCGGCGGCGGCCTGCACTGCTCCACCGCCGACGTCTACCGCGAGGGCGAGTGCCTCGACTACTTCCCGAACCGCGTCGAGGATCCCACCCTCGTGCGCCCCGAGATGTGGAAGTAA
- a CDS encoding MFS transporter: MASSTNEAVQPATTYAEATEAEKHAVLRKVTGSSFLGNFIEWFDYASYSYLATVIAMVFFPAEDRAVAVMSTFGVFALSFLVRPIGAIFWGNMGDKKGRKWALSVSILLMSGATFLIGCLPGYAVIGVGAPLLLLLLRMVQSFSAAGEYAGAATFIAEYAPHNHRGFYCSMVPASTATGLLVGSLLATFMFTVWGADSSFVVDWGWRIPFWLALPLGYITHYIRTHLEDSPVYAQMQERMKEMGEKVEHPIRTLFTKHLRVLLISFGACVLNAVGFYAVLTYLPNYLETTLNYPPSDASTITTIVLVVYIAFIFLSGRISDKVGRKKMLIGACVGFILFTVPAFMLLGTMNFWVILIVELFMCLLLTINDGTLASYLTETFPTDVRYSGFALSFNLANAIFGGSASFISFWLIDLTGNAIAPAWYMVAIAVVAFIAMCMTHDHSGKKLDDVK, translated from the coding sequence ATGGCATCTAGCACCAACGAAGCGGTACAGCCGGCAACGACGTACGCTGAAGCGACCGAAGCAGAGAAGCACGCCGTTCTGCGCAAGGTGACGGGGTCTTCCTTCCTCGGTAACTTCATCGAATGGTTCGACTACGCGAGCTACTCCTATTTGGCGACCGTTATCGCCATGGTGTTCTTCCCTGCGGAAGATCGTGCCGTGGCCGTGATGAGCACCTTCGGCGTGTTCGCGCTCTCGTTCCTCGTGCGTCCCATCGGCGCGATTTTCTGGGGCAACATGGGCGACAAGAAGGGTCGCAAATGGGCGCTTTCGGTGTCCATCTTGCTGATGAGCGGTGCGACCTTCCTGATCGGCTGCTTGCCCGGCTATGCTGTCATCGGCGTTGGGGCTCCGCTTCTGCTTCTGCTGCTGCGCATGGTGCAGTCGTTCTCGGCGGCGGGCGAGTATGCTGGCGCTGCCACCTTTATCGCGGAGTACGCGCCGCATAACCATCGCGGGTTTTACTGCTCGATGGTGCCGGCCTCCACGGCAACAGGTCTGCTCGTGGGCTCGCTTCTGGCCACATTCATGTTTACGGTTTGGGGCGCCGATTCGTCCTTCGTCGTCGATTGGGGCTGGCGCATCCCGTTCTGGCTGGCGCTTCCCTTGGGCTACATCACCCACTACATCCGTACCCATCTGGAGGATTCCCCGGTGTACGCCCAGATGCAGGAGCGTATGAAGGAAATGGGCGAGAAGGTGGAGCATCCCATTCGCACGCTGTTCACCAAGCACCTCAGGGTGCTGCTCATCTCGTTCGGCGCCTGCGTGCTGAACGCCGTGGGCTTCTACGCGGTGCTCACGTATCTTCCGAACTACTTGGAGACGACGTTGAACTACCCGCCGAGCGACGCGTCGACGATCACCACCATCGTGCTCGTCGTCTACATCGCCTTCATCTTCCTGTCTGGCCGCATCTCCGACAAGGTGGGCCGCAAGAAGATGCTCATCGGAGCCTGTGTGGGCTTCATCTTGTTCACGGTGCCGGCATTCATGCTGCTCGGCACGATGAACTTCTGGGTCATTCTGATCGTCGAGCTGTTCATGTGCCTGTTGCTCACCATCAACGATGGCACCCTGGCCAGCTACCTCACCGAGACGTTCCCGACCGACGTGCGCTACTCCGGCTTCGCCCTTTCGTTTAACCTGGCGAACGCCATCTTCGGCGGCTCGGCCTCGTTCATCTCGTTCTGGTTGATCGACCTTACGGGCAACGCCATCGCGCCGGCCTGGTACATGGTGGCCATCGCGGTCGTCGCGTTCATCGCCATGTGCATGACCCACGATCATTCCGGCAAGAAGCTGGACGACGTGAAGTAA
- a CDS encoding pyridoxal phosphate-dependent aminotransferase, with product MINEKMYGLGDEPSAIRELFAYGMARKAEIGAENVFDFSIGNPSVPAPELVRETMLELLDMDPVALHAYSPAAGLPEVKEAIAAYLSERYDTTATSGHLYLTAGAAAALASSIAAVTHPGDEVVVVSPYFPEYRTWIEAAGCTIVEVPAAVPSFQPDIEALRAAIGPKTSAVIINTPNNPVGAVYTRESLQALAAMLREREEALGRPLYLISDEPYREITYGIEVPWVPSLYARTIVCYSYSKALSLPGERIGWVYVSDAADDGDAVAVAVAGAGRALGYVCAPVLLQRVAARCVGEPSDVAAYAENRRLLTEGLSALGYEYVEPDGAFYLWARALEEDAQAFSDRAKEYELLIVPSDSFGVGGWVRLSYCIARDTIERSMPAFKALKESYEAKLSS from the coding sequence ATGATCAACGAGAAGATGTACGGATTGGGCGATGAGCCGAGTGCCATCCGCGAGCTGTTTGCCTACGGGATGGCGCGCAAGGCCGAGATCGGTGCCGAGAACGTGTTCGATTTCTCGATCGGCAATCCCTCGGTGCCGGCGCCCGAGCTGGTGCGCGAAACCATGCTGGAGCTTCTGGATATGGATCCGGTGGCTCTTCACGCCTATTCGCCGGCGGCGGGGCTGCCCGAGGTGAAGGAGGCCATTGCGGCGTATCTGTCTGAGCGCTACGACACGACGGCGACGTCGGGTCACTTGTACCTGACGGCCGGTGCGGCGGCGGCTTTGGCTTCATCCATTGCCGCTGTGACCCATCCGGGTGATGAGGTGGTCGTGGTGTCACCGTACTTCCCCGAGTACCGCACGTGGATCGAGGCGGCCGGCTGCACCATCGTGGAGGTGCCGGCGGCGGTTCCGAGCTTCCAGCCCGATATCGAGGCGTTGCGCGCGGCCATCGGGCCGAAGACGAGCGCGGTCATCATCAACACGCCGAACAACCCGGTGGGCGCCGTGTACACCCGCGAGAGCCTTCAGGCCCTGGCGGCCATGCTGCGCGAGCGCGAGGAGGCGCTGGGACGGCCCTTGTACCTGATCAGCGACGAGCCCTACCGCGAGATCACCTACGGCATTGAAGTGCCCTGGGTGCCGTCGCTCTACGCGCGCACCATCGTGTGCTACTCCTATTCCAAGGCGCTCTCGCTTCCCGGCGAGCGCATTGGGTGGGTGTACGTGTCCGATGCCGCTGACGACGGCGATGCGGTGGCGGTGGCCGTGGCGGGCGCGGGACGGGCGCTCGGCTACGTGTGCGCGCCGGTGCTGCTGCAGCGCGTGGCGGCTCGCTGCGTGGGGGAGCCGTCGGACGTGGCCGCCTACGCGGAGAACCGCCGTCTGCTGACTGAGGGGCTTTCCGCGCTGGGCTACGAGTACGTGGAGCCGGACGGCGCCTTCTACCTGTGGGCGCGCGCCCTGGAAGAGGACGCCCAGGCGTTTTCCGATCGTGCCAAGGAATACGAGCTGCTCATCGTTCCCTCGGACAGCTTCGGCGTCGGCGGCTGGGTGCGGCTGTCCTACTGCATCGCCCGCGACACCATCGAACGCTCGATGCCCGCATTCAAAGCCCTGAAGGAGAGCTACGAAGCCAAATTGAGTTCGTAG
- a CDS encoding LPXTG cell wall anchor domain-containing protein, which produces MEEKQRYLRWLGILCVIMAAFCLGVFAIGYKDPSVGRVATLVGLIVASAGFFWLARRKRK; this is translated from the coding sequence ATGGAAGAGAAGCAACGTTACCTGCGCTGGCTCGGCATTCTCTGCGTCATCATGGCCGCCTTCTGCCTCGGCGTCTTCGCCATCGGCTACAAAGACCCCAGCGTAGGCCGCGTGGCGACCCTCGTCGGCCTCATCGTCGCCAGCGCCGGCTTCTTCTGGCTCGCCCGCCGCAAGCGTAAGTAG
- a CDS encoding response regulator transcription factor, with the protein MSVVVSGLLSRAKAFWPMLAGIICARTALIVACYGSYASTDDGIFTDGSMFVTCALFIVALLIFSRSRRELGATAVQWIMVGSITVAAGASMALSLLDSADQTLVATAFALSIASTLALSLCMFYWLRCLRGTDEVTAALFVFSAFFISVGIVYLLSFLPTRAQNIIGMALIVAQFAFLGPAGLRAEHPTERPHRRARTFFTFARSNIQDSRFLAACAVGMALLGFVDGFLRGYPDGLPIPFTWSSRLAYALCSMLICALLMLLVVRRRERVMTVDAFITMALLASLSLVLFGAFPYHWEIGAVAVNTLNIVICAYCWYVIIAFTSFGTRDPYVYAMGGWVICFGSRSLARMLLYFTYPLAGNDLLINSLLGALVLISTQVVLVQFMHAERGESSAENDRLEAENERVKRQAEADAAESAAALAEAAQTLQDVVFNAAKREASAQQTASEALKAAEARQCIRCNEECAAIREQLLQIDPASISLASAPSSSPSATMPSPLASSASAALEPSPIPSPLSMGELSDSMRRNVERMGEHFLLTSREMDVLTLYALGHTQKKVAEELFITPATAHSHIKRIYSKCGMHSRQEILEYLNSYGS; encoded by the coding sequence ATGAGCGTTGTCGTGAGCGGACTTTTGAGTCGCGCAAAGGCATTCTGGCCCATGCTCGCAGGCATCATCTGCGCACGCACAGCCCTCATCGTGGCGTGCTACGGCAGCTACGCCTCCACCGACGACGGCATCTTCACCGACGGCTCCATGTTCGTCACCTGCGCGCTCTTCATCGTGGCGCTGCTCATCTTCTCGCGATCTCGCCGCGAGCTCGGTGCTACCGCCGTGCAGTGGATCATGGTGGGGAGCATCACCGTCGCCGCCGGAGCCTCCATGGCCCTCTCCCTGCTCGACAGCGCCGATCAAACCCTTGTGGCCACGGCTTTTGCCCTCAGCATTGCAAGCACCCTGGCCCTGTCGCTGTGCATGTTCTACTGGCTGCGCTGCCTGCGCGGCACCGACGAAGTGACGGCCGCCCTGTTCGTGTTCTCGGCCTTCTTCATCAGCGTCGGCATCGTTTACCTACTTTCGTTTCTGCCCACCCGAGCGCAGAACATCATCGGTATGGCGCTCATCGTGGCCCAGTTCGCCTTCCTCGGCCCGGCCGGCCTGCGCGCCGAGCATCCCACGGAGCGGCCGCACCGTCGGGCGCGCACCTTCTTCACCTTCGCCCGCAGCAACATCCAGGACTCCCGATTCCTCGCCGCCTGCGCGGTCGGCATGGCGCTTCTGGGATTCGTCGACGGCTTTCTCCGCGGCTACCCCGACGGCCTGCCCATCCCCTTCACCTGGAGCTCGCGGCTGGCCTACGCCTTGTGCTCCATGCTGATATGCGCCCTGCTCATGCTTCTCGTTGTGCGCCGCCGCGAGCGCGTCATGACCGTGGACGCGTTTATCACCATGGCACTTCTGGCCTCTCTCAGCCTCGTCCTGTTCGGCGCCTTCCCCTACCACTGGGAGATCGGGGCCGTGGCCGTCAACACGCTGAACATCGTCATCTGCGCCTACTGCTGGTACGTCATCATCGCCTTCACCAGCTTCGGAACCCGCGACCCCTATGTTTACGCCATGGGCGGCTGGGTAATCTGCTTCGGCTCACGCTCCCTCGCCCGCATGCTGCTGTACTTCACTTACCCGTTGGCCGGCAACGATCTGCTCATCAACTCGCTTCTCGGGGCTCTTGTCCTCATTTCCACCCAAGTGGTTCTCGTGCAGTTCATGCACGCCGAGCGCGGCGAGTCGTCCGCAGAGAACGATCGTCTGGAAGCCGAGAACGAGCGGGTCAAGCGCCAAGCCGAAGCCGATGCGGCCGAATCGGCGGCAGCGCTGGCCGAAGCGGCGCAGACATTGCAAGACGTCGTGTTCAACGCGGCAAAACGCGAAGCTTCTGCCCAGCAGACGGCCTCCGAGGCTCTGAAAGCCGCCGAAGCACGCCAGTGCATCCGTTGCAACGAGGAATGCGCCGCTATCCGGGAGCAGCTTCTCCAGATCGACCCCGCCTCGATCTCTCTCGCCTCCGCCCCTTCGTCTTCCCCCTCGGCGACGATGCCATCGCCTCTCGCCTCTTCAGCCTCGGCCGCCTTGGAGCCATCCCCTATCCCTTCCCCGCTCTCCATGGGCGAGCTGTCCGATTCCATGCGCCGCAACGTTGAGCGCATGGGCGAGCACTTCCTGCTCACCAGCCGCGAGATGGACGTGCTCACCCTTTACGCGCTGGGTCACACACAGAAGAAAGTGGCCGAAGAGCTGTTCATCACCCCCGCCACCGCGCACAGCCACATCAAGCGCATCTACAGCAAGTGCGGCATGCACTCGCGCCAGGAAATCCTCGAGTACCTCAATTCTTACGGAAGCTAG